A region of Micromonospora sp. WMMD882 DNA encodes the following proteins:
- a CDS encoding M23 family metallopeptidase, with the protein MARRPRNRHLVAGAAALVALGLTGVTVTVARHDDSPAPSAVAIDAEERAEAAARADRATRPSPSATTTSPTPAPTTASPSPSPSPSASARTKPRATRKATAAPKPTRSATSKPKAAWVNPMPGAAVTSCYGPRWGVLHAGIDLALPAGTPVRAVAAGTVTKAGDAGDGYGTSVVVDHGNGYLTHYAHLSQATVAVGAKVDAGKTIGREGSTGDSTGPHLHFEVHEGSMWNQIDPAPFMRARGVDLGC; encoded by the coding sequence CTGGCCCGGCGGCCCCGCAACCGGCACCTGGTGGCCGGCGCGGCGGCGTTGGTCGCCCTCGGCCTCACCGGCGTGACCGTCACCGTGGCCCGCCACGACGACTCCCCCGCCCCGTCGGCCGTCGCGATCGACGCCGAGGAACGGGCCGAAGCCGCCGCGCGGGCCGACCGGGCCACCCGCCCCAGCCCCTCGGCGACCACGACCAGCCCGACGCCCGCCCCGACCACCGCCAGCCCGAGCCCGAGCCCGAGCCCGAGCGCCAGCGCCCGCACGAAGCCGCGGGCCACCCGCAAGGCCACCGCGGCCCCCAAGCCGACCCGCAGCGCCACCAGCAAGCCGAAAGCCGCCTGGGTGAACCCGATGCCCGGCGCGGCCGTCACGTCCTGCTACGGGCCACGCTGGGGCGTGCTGCACGCCGGCATCGACCTGGCCCTGCCGGCCGGCACCCCGGTCCGCGCCGTCGCGGCCGGCACGGTGACCAAGGCCGGCGACGCCGGCGACGGGTACGGCACCTCCGTCGTCGTCGACCACGGCAACGGCTACCTGACGCACTACGCCCACCTCAGCCAGGCGACCGTGGCGGTCGGCGCGAAGGTCGACGCCGGGAAGACCATCGGCCGGGAGGGCTCCACCGGCGACTCCACCGGCCCGCACCTGCACTTCGAGGTGCACGAGGGCAGCATGTGGAACCAGATCGACCCGGCACCGTTCATGCGTGCCCGGGGCGTCGACCTGGGTTGCTGA
- a CDS encoding M23 family metallopeptidase, with the protein MRQRLLDEPDRYRGRRRVPTPPRSRYAAVVTSAFVGAGIVALGAGAMPDAKSVSPSVLDELRQASISSQDLADRAGADERASRDTTRMAADEAAEPEVWLLPLQGYDFKSPYGMRWGKLHTGIDLVAPEGTPYVAIHDGTVTRAGWYGGYGNTVIVRHADGSEAIYGHSSALSVKEGQQVKAGDQLGLVGNTGHSYGAHLHLEVHVKGEPLDPVPWLQERGVDIKLQVEALYSDVSAS; encoded by the coding sequence GTGCGCCAGCGCCTGTTGGATGAGCCCGATCGATATCGCGGCCGTCGCCGAGTACCCACCCCACCCCGTAGCCGCTACGCCGCCGTCGTCACCAGCGCCTTCGTCGGCGCGGGGATCGTCGCCCTCGGCGCCGGCGCGATGCCCGACGCCAAGAGCGTCAGTCCGTCGGTGCTCGACGAGCTCCGCCAGGCCTCCATCTCCAGCCAGGATCTCGCCGACCGGGCCGGGGCCGACGAGCGCGCCAGTCGGGACACCACCCGGATGGCCGCCGACGAGGCCGCCGAGCCCGAGGTCTGGCTGCTGCCCCTACAGGGCTACGACTTCAAGTCCCCGTACGGCATGCGCTGGGGGAAGCTGCACACCGGCATCGACCTGGTCGCCCCGGAGGGCACCCCGTACGTCGCGATCCACGACGGCACGGTCACCAGAGCCGGCTGGTACGGCGGTTACGGCAACACGGTGATCGTTCGGCACGCCGACGGCAGCGAAGCCATCTACGGCCACTCCTCGGCGCTCAGCGTCAAGGAGGGCCAGCAGGTCAAGGCGGGTGACCAGCTCGGTTTGGTCGGCAACACCGGCCACTCCTACGGCGCCCACCTGCACCTCGAGGTGCACGTCAAGGGCGAGCCGCTGGACCCGGTGCCCTGGCTCCAGGAACGCGGAGTGGACATCAAGCTGCAAGTCGAGGCACTTTACAGCGACGTGTCCGCCTCCTGA
- a CDS encoding cobalamin B12-binding domain-containing protein, producing the protein MSSRIRVVVAKPGLDGHDRGAKVVARALRDAGMEVVYTGLHQTPEQIVETAIQEDADAVGLSVLSGAHMTLFRRVLELLSERDARDIVVFGGGIIPDADLPELEQLGVAKIFTPGATTQSIVEWVRENVAQPVG; encoded by the coding sequence ATGAGCTCTCGGATTCGGGTCGTCGTCGCCAAGCCCGGCCTGGACGGGCACGACCGCGGCGCCAAGGTGGTCGCGCGGGCCCTGCGGGACGCCGGCATGGAGGTCGTCTACACCGGCCTGCACCAGACCCCGGAGCAGATCGTGGAGACCGCCATTCAGGAGGACGCCGACGCCGTCGGGCTCTCCGTCCTCTCCGGCGCGCACATGACCCTCTTCCGCCGGGTGCTGGAGCTGCTCTCCGAGCGGGACGCGCGGGACATCGTCGTCTTCGGCGGCGGCATCATCCCGGACGCCGACCTGCCCGAGCTGGAGCAGCTCGGCGTGGCGAAGATCTTCACCCCGGGCGCGACCACCCAGTCGATCGTCGAGTGGGTCCGCGAGAACGTCGCGCAGCCGGTCGGCTGA
- the sucC gene encoding ADP-forming succinate--CoA ligase subunit beta has protein sequence MDLYEYQGRDLFERHGLPVLAGGVATTPEEARAIAERLGGRVVVKAQVKVGGRGKAGGVKLAEGTDETVARATDILGMDIKGHTVHKVMITVTADIAEEYYFSYLLDRANRTFLCIASVAGGMDIEQVAAETPDKVVKTPIDATVGVDEAKAREIVTAAGFPAEVADQIAGIATQLWQAFVAEDATLVEVNPLARTADGTVLLLDAKVTLDANADFRHPDHEALVDQATVDPLEQRAKEKDLNYVKLDGEVGIIGNGAGLVMSTLDVVAYAGERHGDVKPANFLDIGGGASAAVMANGLEIVLSDPSVRSVFVNVFGGITACDEVANGIIQALALLEERGEQVTKPLVVRLDGNNAEAGRAILDGAKNPLVERVDTMDGAAERAAELAAAGV, from the coding sequence GTGGACCTGTACGAGTACCAGGGGCGGGACCTGTTCGAGCGGCACGGGCTCCCCGTGCTCGCCGGCGGCGTCGCCACGACCCCGGAGGAGGCCCGCGCGATCGCCGAACGCCTCGGCGGCCGGGTGGTCGTCAAGGCTCAGGTGAAGGTCGGTGGCCGTGGCAAGGCCGGCGGCGTCAAGCTGGCCGAGGGCACGGACGAGACGGTGGCCCGGGCCACCGACATCCTCGGCATGGACATCAAGGGGCACACCGTCCACAAGGTCATGATCACCGTGACCGCGGACATCGCCGAGGAGTACTACTTCTCGTACCTGCTCGACCGCGCGAACCGTACCTTCCTGTGCATCGCCAGCGTGGCCGGCGGCATGGACATCGAACAGGTCGCCGCCGAGACCCCGGACAAGGTCGTCAAGACCCCGATCGACGCCACCGTCGGCGTGGACGAGGCGAAGGCGCGGGAGATCGTCACCGCCGCCGGCTTCCCCGCCGAGGTCGCCGACCAGATCGCCGGCATCGCCACCCAGCTCTGGCAGGCGTTCGTCGCCGAGGACGCCACCCTGGTCGAGGTCAACCCGTTGGCCCGCACGGCGGACGGCACGGTCCTGCTGCTCGACGCGAAGGTCACCCTGGACGCCAACGCGGACTTCCGGCACCCGGACCACGAGGCGCTCGTCGACCAGGCCACCGTGGACCCGCTGGAGCAGCGCGCCAAGGAGAAGGACCTGAACTACGTCAAGCTCGACGGCGAGGTCGGCATCATCGGCAACGGCGCGGGTCTGGTCATGTCGACCCTCGACGTGGTCGCGTACGCCGGTGAGCGGCACGGCGACGTCAAGCCGGCCAACTTCCTCGACATCGGCGGCGGCGCGAGCGCCGCGGTGATGGCCAACGGCCTGGAGATCGTGCTCTCCGACCCGTCGGTGCGGAGCGTCTTCGTCAACGTCTTCGGCGGCATCACCGCCTGCGACGAGGTCGCCAACGGCATCATCCAGGCGTTGGCCCTGCTCGAGGAGCGGGGCGAGCAGGTCACCAAGCCGCTCGTGGTCCGCCTCGACGGCAACAACGCCGAGGCCGGCCGGGCGATCCTGGACGGCGCGAAGAACCCGCTGGTCGAGCGGGTCGACACCATGGACGGCGCGGCCGAGCGGGCCGCCGAGCTGGCGGCTGCGGGGGTCTGA
- the sucD gene encoding succinate--CoA ligase subunit alpha, whose amino-acid sequence MAIWLTKDSKVIVQGMTGSEGSKHTRRMLAAGTQVVGGVNPRKAGTTVDFDGTELPVFASVADAMKETGADVTVIFVPPQFTKGAVVEAIDAGIGLAVVITEGVPVHDTAAFWAYNVAQGERTRIVGPNCPGIASPGASNAGIIPADITGSGRIGLVSKSGTLTYQMMYELRDIGFSTCVGIGGDPIIGTTHIDALAAFEADPDTDAIVMIGEIGGDAEERAAEFIKSNVTKPVVGYIAGFTAPPGKTMGHAGAIISGSAGTAEAKKEALEAVGVKVGKTPTETAKLMREIMSAG is encoded by the coding sequence ATGGCGATCTGGCTGACCAAGGACTCGAAGGTCATCGTGCAGGGGATGACCGGCTCCGAGGGGTCAAAGCACACCCGGCGGATGCTCGCCGCCGGCACCCAGGTGGTCGGTGGCGTGAACCCGCGCAAGGCCGGCACCACCGTCGACTTCGACGGCACCGAGCTGCCGGTCTTCGCCAGCGTGGCCGACGCCATGAAGGAGACCGGCGCGGACGTCACGGTGATCTTCGTGCCGCCGCAGTTCACCAAGGGCGCGGTGGTCGAGGCGATCGACGCCGGCATCGGCCTGGCCGTGGTGATCACCGAAGGCGTCCCGGTGCACGACACCGCCGCCTTCTGGGCGTACAACGTGGCGCAGGGCGAGCGGACCCGCATCGTCGGGCCGAACTGCCCCGGCATCGCCTCGCCGGGCGCGTCCAACGCCGGCATCATCCCGGCCGACATCACCGGCTCCGGCCGGATCGGCCTGGTCAGCAAGAGCGGCACGCTGACCTACCAGATGATGTACGAGTTGCGCGACATCGGCTTCTCGACCTGCGTCGGCATCGGTGGCGACCCGATCATCGGCACCACCCACATCGACGCCCTGGCGGCGTTCGAGGCCGACCCGGACACCGACGCGATCGTGATGATCGGCGAGATCGGCGGCGACGCCGAGGAGCGGGCCGCCGAGTTCATCAAGTCGAACGTGACCAAGCCGGTGGTCGGCTACATCGCCGGCTTCACCGCCCCGCCCGGCAAGACCATGGGTCACGCCGGCGCGATCATCTCCGGCTCGGCGGGCACCGCCGAGGCGAAGAAGGAGGCGCTGGAGGCGGTCGGCGTCAAGGTCGGCAAGACCCCGACCGAGACCGCCAAGCTGATGCGGGAGATCATGTCCGCCGGCTGA
- a CDS encoding DUF4190 domain-containing protein, whose product MSAPYAPPPPAAAGRDRTTLWGVLGIVFGLFCCGLLGIVFGYLSIRDARRYGQSQVLGWLAIAFGVINIIGSAVLRATGNYPGWN is encoded by the coding sequence GTGTCCGCTCCCTACGCCCCACCTCCGCCGGCCGCCGCCGGCCGGGACCGCACCACCCTCTGGGGGGTGCTCGGCATCGTCTTCGGTCTGTTCTGCTGCGGTCTGCTGGGCATCGTCTTCGGCTACCTGTCGATCCGGGACGCCCGCCGTTACGGCCAGTCCCAGGTCCTCGGCTGGCTGGCCATCGCCTTCGGCGTCATCAACATCATCGGTAGCGCGGTCCTGCGGGCCACCGGCAACTACCCCGGCTGGAACTGA
- a CDS encoding DUF6350 family protein has product MSASAPDQPRRSAGADTDTRPDRRAGRRPPARRPPTRPPGRTGAGRAPLAVAAAVAAGWAALTSYLPVVVVLGLVQVSEDAGSLGGAARAGLAGWLLGHGVPLATAAGPFGLAPLALTGLVVWRLIRAGVHATRALGARGSGETRPAFVAAGAVALGYALLGVPAALLATPGADPVRAVGVFGAVAGAAALAGALRTTGAAGAWARQAPAVLRDGVRTGLVAGLLLAGAGAGVAGLAIATGGGEAADMIGAYRTGVAGQAGITLVSLAYAPNAAIWASSYLLGPGFAVGVDTAVRTSEVSVGALPAVPLLAGLPRGPVDGVGALLLAAPVLIGMAAGWLLARRLLRSTGDDRTPPGWGPLLGAATLAGPVVGLLLGAAAAASGGPLGGGRLADLGPAAWQVAAVAAAVVAVGALMGAAATRAFTRPDRPARPTSSPSARPPTEADARPPARRARPVTD; this is encoded by the coding sequence ATGTCCGCCAGCGCCCCTGATCAGCCCCGCCGTTCCGCCGGTGCCGACACCGACACCCGGCCCGACCGGCGTGCCGGCCGCCGGCCGCCGGCGCGGCGGCCACCCACCCGGCCGCCGGGGCGGACCGGGGCCGGGCGGGCCCCGCTCGCCGTCGCCGCCGCGGTGGCCGCCGGTTGGGCCGCCCTCACCTCGTACCTTCCGGTCGTCGTCGTGCTCGGGCTCGTGCAGGTCAGCGAGGACGCCGGCTCGCTGGGCGGGGCGGCGCGCGCCGGCCTGGCCGGCTGGCTGCTCGGCCACGGCGTCCCGCTCGCCACCGCCGCCGGCCCGTTCGGGCTCGCCCCGCTGGCGCTCACCGGCCTGGTGGTGTGGCGGCTGATCCGGGCCGGCGTGCACGCCACCCGGGCGCTCGGCGCGCGGGGCAGCGGGGAGACCCGTCCGGCGTTCGTCGCCGCGGGCGCGGTCGCCCTCGGGTACGCGCTGCTCGGCGTGCCCGCCGCGCTGCTCGCCACCCCGGGCGCGGATCCGGTGCGGGCCGTCGGGGTTTTCGGGGCGGTCGCCGGGGCGGCCGCGCTGGCCGGGGCGTTGCGCACCACCGGCGCCGCCGGGGCGTGGGCCCGGCAGGCGCCCGCCGTGCTGCGCGACGGGGTCCGCACCGGTCTGGTCGCCGGGCTGCTGCTGGCCGGCGCGGGCGCGGGCGTGGCCGGGCTGGCCATCGCCACCGGCGGCGGGGAGGCCGCCGACATGATCGGGGCGTACCGGACGGGCGTGGCCGGGCAGGCCGGCATCACCCTGGTCAGCCTCGCCTACGCGCCGAACGCCGCGATCTGGGCGAGCAGTTACCTGCTCGGGCCCGGGTTCGCCGTCGGGGTCGACACGGCGGTCCGCACCAGCGAGGTGTCCGTCGGCGCGCTGCCGGCCGTACCCCTGCTGGCCGGGCTGCCGCGCGGGCCGGTCGACGGAGTGGGCGCGCTGCTGCTCGCGGCGCCGGTGCTGATCGGCATGGCGGCCGGCTGGCTGCTGGCCCGCCGGCTGCTCCGGTCGACCGGCGACGACCGGACGCCGCCCGGCTGGGGGCCGCTGCTCGGCGCGGCGACGCTCGCCGGCCCGGTGGTCGGGCTGCTGCTCGGCGCGGCGGCGGCGGCCTCCGGGGGGCCGCTCGGCGGTGGTCGCCTCGCCGACCTGGGGCCGGCCGCCTGGCAGGTGGCCGCCGTGGCCGCCGCGGTCGTCGCGGTCGGCGCGCTGATGGGGGCCGCCGCCACCCGCGCCTTCACCCGCCCGGACCGCCCCGCCCGCCCCACGTCGTCCCCGTCCGCGCGGCCACCGACCGAGGCCGACGCCCGTCCGCCCGCCCGCCGGGCCAGACCGGTCACCGACTGA
- a CDS encoding CD225/dispanin family protein: MQPGYPSQPPQVDNNMTMSIVAIFLFWPLAIPALINASKVNPLLQQGDYAGAQAAAAESKKWSKWALIVGLVWYAISLVCCLLGGLGSIMSADTTV, from the coding sequence ATGCAGCCCGGATACCCTTCCCAGCCGCCCCAGGTCGACAACAACATGACCATGTCGATCGTCGCGATCTTCCTGTTCTGGCCGCTGGCCATCCCCGCCCTGATCAACGCCTCGAAGGTCAACCCGCTGCTCCAGCAGGGTGACTACGCCGGGGCGCAGGCGGCGGCCGCGGAGAGCAAGAAGTGGTCGAAGTGGGCCCTCATCGTCGGTCTCGTCTGGTACGCCATCTCGCTCGTCTGCTGCCTGCTGGGCGGTCTCGGGTCGATCATGAGCGCCGACACGACCGTCTGA
- the purH gene encoding bifunctional phosphoribosylaminoimidazolecarboxamide formyltransferase/IMP cyclohydrolase, with product MNTPEDGRRPIRRALVSVYDKTGLAELAQALHAAGVEIVSTGSTAATIAATGVPVTAVETVTGFPEILDGRVKTLHPSIHGGLLADLRKESHVDQLAAHGITGVDLLVSNLYPFQATVASGAGLDECVEQIDIGGPAMVRAAAKNHASVAVVTDVSAYPLVRAALDGGGFTLAQRRALAARAFADIAEYDVAVANWCATRLAPEGEEWPAFTGLGLRAQRALRYGENPHQRAALYTDPDAPAGLAQAEQLHGKEMSYNNYVDADAAWRAANDFADRPAVAIIKHANPCGIAVGTDVADAHRKAHACDPVSAYGGVIAVNRPVTVELAGQVAEIFTEVLVAPEFEAGAVEVLRAKKNLRLLRAPAWAPPPAEWRQVGGGVLVQLADRVDADGDDPAAWRLVSGDPADDDLLRELAFAWRAVRSVKSNAILLAADGATVGVGMGQVNRVDSAHLAVSRAGADRAKGAVAASDAFFPFADGLRVLVDAGVRAVVQPGGSIRDDEVIAAAAEAGVTMYLTGTRHFFH from the coding sequence GTGAACACCCCCGAGGACGGGCGTCGGCCGATCCGGCGGGCGCTGGTCAGCGTCTACGACAAGACCGGGCTGGCGGAGCTGGCCCAGGCCCTGCACGCCGCCGGGGTCGAGATCGTGTCGACCGGCAGCACCGCGGCGACGATCGCGGCGACCGGCGTTCCGGTGACCGCCGTCGAGACGGTGACCGGTTTCCCGGAGATCCTCGACGGCCGGGTGAAGACCCTGCACCCGTCGATCCACGGCGGCCTGCTGGCCGATCTGCGCAAGGAGTCGCACGTCGACCAGCTCGCCGCGCACGGCATCACCGGCGTCGACCTGCTGGTCTCCAACCTGTACCCGTTCCAGGCCACCGTGGCCTCCGGCGCGGGCCTGGACGAGTGCGTCGAGCAGATCGACATCGGCGGTCCGGCGATGGTCCGCGCCGCCGCGAAGAACCACGCCTCGGTGGCCGTGGTGACCGACGTGTCGGCGTACCCGCTGGTGCGCGCCGCCCTCGACGGCGGCGGCTTCACGCTGGCGCAGCGTCGCGCGCTCGCCGCCCGCGCGTTCGCCGACATCGCCGAGTACGACGTGGCCGTGGCGAACTGGTGCGCCACCCGGCTCGCCCCCGAAGGCGAGGAGTGGCCCGCCTTCACCGGGCTGGGGCTGCGCGCCCAGCGGGCGCTGCGCTACGGCGAGAACCCGCACCAGCGGGCCGCCCTCTACACCGACCCGGACGCCCCGGCCGGGCTGGCGCAGGCCGAGCAGTTGCACGGCAAGGAGATGTCCTACAACAACTACGTCGACGCGGACGCCGCCTGGCGGGCCGCGAACGACTTCGCCGACCGGCCGGCCGTGGCGATCATCAAGCACGCCAACCCGTGCGGCATCGCGGTCGGCACGGACGTGGCCGACGCCCACCGCAAGGCGCACGCCTGTGACCCGGTGTCCGCGTACGGCGGCGTGATCGCGGTCAACCGGCCGGTCACCGTCGAGCTGGCCGGGCAGGTCGCGGAGATCTTCACCGAGGTGCTGGTGGCGCCCGAGTTCGAGGCCGGCGCGGTCGAGGTGCTCCGGGCGAAGAAGAACCTGCGCCTGCTGCGCGCCCCGGCCTGGGCCCCGCCGCCGGCCGAGTGGCGGCAGGTCGGTGGCGGCGTGCTGGTGCAGCTCGCCGACCGGGTGGACGCCGACGGCGACGACCCGGCCGCCTGGCGGCTGGTGTCGGGCGACCCGGCCGACGACGACCTGCTGCGCGAGCTGGCGTTCGCCTGGCGGGCGGTCCGCTCGGTGAAGAGCAACGCGATCCTGCTCGCCGCCGACGGCGCGACCGTCGGGGTCGGCATGGGCCAGGTCAACCGGGTCGACTCGGCGCACCTCGCGGTGAGCCGGGCCGGCGCGGACCGGGCCAAGGGCGCGGTCGCCGCCTCCGACGCGTTCTTCCCGTTCGCCGACGGGCTCAGGGTGCTCGTCGACGCCGGGGTCCGCGCGGTGGTCCAGCCGGGCGGCTCGATCCGCGACGACGAGGTGATCGCCGCCGCCGCCGAGGCCGGCGTCACCATGTACCTCACCGGTACCCGGCACTTCTTCCACTGA
- a CDS encoding ABC transporter substrate-binding protein, with translation MQLRGLAALTVVPLALTLGLAACGSRETARERDPDGTVRIEIAEPQHLVPTNTVETSGSQVLSALFSPLVDYDGQNKPYEEAAESVTSTDNRVWTVRLKPGYTFHDGEPVTADSYLDAWNYGAYGPNEQNSSYFFEKILGYPELQGERPKARELRGLARVDELTFTVTLAEPYADFRSMLGYTAFYPLPAAAFTAPGVLDEGYGQAPIGQGPFRMRGVWQHDASITVERYDAFPGQQPRVAGVDFRIYQQPGAAYEDVLSDNLDVIKTIPTDRLATAGAELGDRFRQSPASSLELLAFPTFEKEFADPRVRRAISMAIDREAISDSVFHGSEPPARSFVSPVVAGYREDTIRSAGEHDPAQARKLYEEAGGPARIELSYNNDGGHQAWIEATCGQLRSNLGVECVGSAVPRFTDLLTAVERREPVGLFRMGWVMDHPSMENYLGPLYSSTGSANYYGYANPQFDRLLAEGARAATEEAAIRKYQQAEDLLARDLPVIPLRHGQNVFGHSTRVRNVEMDLFDRVDLLTVEALR, from the coding sequence CTGGGGCTGGCCGCCTGCGGCAGCCGGGAAACAGCCCGGGAACGCGACCCGGACGGCACGGTACGGATCGAGATCGCCGAGCCGCAGCACCTGGTGCCGACGAACACCGTCGAGACCAGCGGGTCGCAGGTGCTCAGCGCGCTGTTCAGCCCGCTTGTCGACTACGACGGGCAGAACAAGCCGTACGAGGAGGCGGCCGAGTCGGTCACCTCGACCGACAACCGGGTCTGGACGGTACGGCTGAAGCCCGGTTACACCTTCCACGACGGCGAGCCGGTCACCGCCGACAGTTACCTCGACGCGTGGAACTACGGGGCGTACGGGCCGAACGAGCAGAACAGCAGCTACTTCTTCGAGAAGATCCTCGGCTACCCCGAGTTGCAGGGCGAGCGGCCGAAGGCCCGGGAGCTGCGCGGGCTGGCCCGGGTCGACGAGCTGACCTTCACCGTCACGCTCGCCGAGCCGTACGCGGATTTCCGGAGCATGCTCGGCTACACCGCCTTCTACCCGCTGCCGGCGGCGGCGTTCACCGCCCCCGGCGTGCTCGACGAGGGGTACGGGCAGGCGCCGATCGGTCAGGGCCCGTTCCGGATGCGCGGGGTCTGGCAGCACGACGCCAGCATCACCGTGGAGCGGTACGACGCGTTCCCCGGGCAGCAGCCCCGGGTGGCCGGCGTGGACTTCCGGATCTACCAGCAGCCCGGCGCGGCCTACGAGGACGTCCTCTCGGACAACCTGGACGTGATCAAGACCATCCCGACCGACCGGCTCGCCACCGCCGGCGCGGAGCTGGGCGACCGGTTCCGGCAGAGCCCCGCCTCGTCGCTGGAGTTGTTGGCCTTCCCCACGTTCGAGAAGGAGTTCGCCGACCCCCGGGTCCGGCGGGCCATCTCGATGGCGATCGACCGGGAGGCGATCAGCGACTCGGTGTTCCACGGGTCCGAGCCGCCGGCCCGCTCGTTCGTGTCGCCGGTGGTCGCCGGCTACCGGGAGGACACCATCCGGTCCGCCGGCGAGCACGACCCGGCGCAGGCCCGCAAGCTGTACGAGGAGGCCGGCGGGCCGGCGCGGATCGAGTTGTCGTACAACAACGACGGCGGACACCAGGCGTGGATCGAGGCGACCTGCGGACAGCTCCGGTCGAACCTGGGGGTGGAGTGCGTGGGCAGCGCGGTGCCCCGCTTCACCGACCTGCTGACCGCGGTGGAACGGCGGGAGCCGGTCGGGCTGTTCCGGATGGGCTGGGTGATGGACCACCCGTCGATGGAGAACTACCTCGGGCCGCTCTACAGCAGCACCGGCTCGGCCAACTACTACGGGTACGCCAACCCGCAGTTCGACCGGCTACTGGCCGAGGGGGCGCGGGCGGCCACCGAGGAGGCGGCGATCCGGAAGTACCAGCAGGCGGAGGACCTGCTGGCCCGGGACCTGCCGGTGATCCCGCTGCGGCACGGGCAGAACGTCTTCGGCCACTCCACGAGGGTGCGCAACGTGGAGATGGACCTGTTCGACCGGGTCGACCTGCTCACCGTCGAGGCCCTGCGCTAG